In the genome of Halostella limicola, one region contains:
- a CDS encoding DUF456 domain-containing protein: MVELVAVLAVALLVAGVVGSVVPMVPGAVLSLSGVYVYWWTTGEPGTLALAAFTLIGLLVVVVDYFAGAISAKAGGASWVATLLGSVAAVVTLFVVGPLGALVAVAVTIFLVEAYRGKSRSAGAKAAVYATVGMLGSTFMQVVLTTAMLVSFVLVVVI; the protein is encoded by the coding sequence ATGGTCGAACTCGTCGCCGTGCTGGCCGTGGCGCTGCTCGTCGCGGGCGTGGTCGGGAGCGTCGTACCGATGGTACCCGGCGCCGTCCTCTCGCTGTCCGGCGTGTACGTCTACTGGTGGACGACGGGCGAGCCGGGGACCCTCGCGCTCGCCGCGTTCACCCTCATCGGCCTGCTCGTCGTGGTCGTCGACTACTTCGCCGGGGCCATCTCGGCGAAAGCCGGCGGTGCGTCGTGGGTGGCGACGCTGCTCGGGTCCGTCGCCGCCGTCGTGACGCTGTTCGTCGTCGGCCCCCTCGGCGCGCTGGTCGCCGTCGCGGTCACGATATTCCTCGTCGAGGCCTACCGCGGCAAGAGCCGGTCGGCGGGCGCGAAGGCGGCGGTGTACGCCACCGTCGGCATGCTCGGGTCGACGTTCATGCAGGTCGTGCTGACGACCGCGATGCTCGTGTCGTTCGTTCTGGTCGTAGTTATCTGA
- a CDS encoding AI-2E family transporter has product MADASPLDRNRLAWWAVAALLFVALAFVVYTYVGTFVLGLFVYYATRRIHRRTRTRVKPASLAAMVSLLTISMPVLVLLGYTVVVGARELAQVAPNALEYTAALEPYMQVEWLQDPQQILGILTENPQQLLEFGSVEGVQQVVEAVTTYLGVVVNVLLHLFVALAIGFYLLRDDRRLAWWFREEFAGEGSATEAYLTAVDRNLESIYFGNILFAAANAVVGTLVYNAVNLIAPAGLAVPVPTLLGLLTGAGSLVPIVGMKIVWVPVALYLTAAAVVMDPALVWFGLFFAAVVFTFVDTVPEVLLRPYISGRDLHVGLVLFAYIFGPLLFGWYGLFLGPLIVVLVVEFARIILPELVRGESLTPEPAAAPPEELDPPAGHAPDADDEALPPESAEQNAADGRSSSESPSDRVSGDAPDDDGGDDAPADGSSDETPTD; this is encoded by the coding sequence ATGGCAGACGCGTCCCCTCTCGACCGCAACCGCCTGGCGTGGTGGGCGGTCGCCGCCCTCCTGTTCGTCGCGCTGGCCTTCGTCGTCTACACGTACGTCGGGACCTTCGTACTGGGGCTGTTCGTCTACTACGCGACGCGGCGGATCCATCGGCGCACGCGAACCCGCGTCAAGCCGGCCAGCCTCGCGGCGATGGTCTCCCTGCTCACCATCTCGATGCCGGTGCTCGTGTTGCTCGGCTACACCGTCGTCGTCGGCGCGCGGGAGCTCGCCCAGGTCGCGCCGAACGCGCTCGAGTACACCGCGGCGCTCGAGCCGTACATGCAGGTCGAGTGGCTCCAGGACCCCCAGCAGATCCTCGGGATCCTGACGGAGAACCCCCAGCAGCTGCTGGAGTTCGGCTCCGTCGAGGGCGTCCAGCAGGTCGTCGAGGCCGTCACGACCTACCTCGGCGTCGTCGTCAACGTCCTGCTCCACCTCTTCGTCGCGCTGGCCATCGGCTTTTACCTCCTGCGGGACGACCGGCGGCTCGCGTGGTGGTTCCGCGAGGAGTTCGCGGGCGAGGGCTCCGCGACGGAGGCGTACCTCACCGCCGTCGACCGCAATCTGGAGTCGATCTACTTCGGGAACATCCTCTTCGCCGCGGCCAACGCCGTCGTCGGCACGCTGGTGTACAACGCGGTCAACCTGATCGCACCGGCCGGTCTGGCGGTCCCCGTGCCGACCCTGCTCGGCCTCCTCACCGGCGCGGGGAGCCTCGTTCCGATCGTCGGCATGAAGATCGTCTGGGTGCCCGTCGCGCTGTACCTGACCGCAGCCGCGGTCGTGATGGACCCGGCGCTGGTCTGGTTCGGCCTCTTCTTCGCCGCCGTCGTGTTCACGTTCGTCGACACGGTCCCCGAGGTGCTCCTGCGCCCGTACATCTCCGGGCGGGACCTCCACGTCGGCCTCGTCCTCTTCGCGTACATCTTCGGCCCGCTGCTGTTCGGCTGGTACGGCCTCTTCCTCGGCCCGCTGATCGTCGTCCTCGTCGTGGAGTTCGCCCGGATCATCCTGCCGGAGCTCGTCCGCGGGGAGTCCCTGACGCCCGAGCCCGCGGCGGCGCCGCCGGAGGAACTCGACCCGCCGGCGGGACACGCTCCCGACGCCGACGACGAGGCGCTTCCGCCGGAGTCCGCGGAACAGAACGCCGCGGACGGCAGATCGTCGTCTGAGAGCCCGTCCGATAGAGTGTCCGGCGATGCGCCGGATGACGACGGGGGCGACGACGCGCCGGCAGACGGCTCCTCCGACGAGACGCCGACTGACTGA
- a CDS encoding cupin domain-containing protein, whose translation MKVNETDLEWTTLDEDGMTLRRKKLGDAAGGDRLGCSLYELPAGERAWPYHYHTENEEALYVLDGRGSLRLAGETVSLSAGDYVALPADESGAHRVVNDSDGTLRYLMTSTMEDPEVTVYPDSEKIGVFVGAPPGGEGERSVHGYYRTGDAVDYWTDEE comes from the coding sequence ATGAAGGTCAACGAGACCGATCTGGAGTGGACGACGCTCGACGAGGACGGGATGACGCTGCGTCGCAAAAAGCTGGGCGACGCCGCGGGCGGCGACCGCCTCGGCTGCAGCCTCTACGAGCTCCCGGCGGGCGAGCGGGCGTGGCCGTACCACTACCACACCGAAAACGAGGAGGCGCTGTACGTCCTCGACGGGCGCGGGTCGCTTCGACTCGCCGGGGAGACGGTGTCGCTGTCGGCCGGCGACTACGTAGCGCTCCCCGCGGACGAGTCCGGCGCCCACCGGGTCGTCAACGACTCCGACGGGACGCTCAGGTACCTGATGACGTCGACGATGGAGGATCCCGAGGTGACGGTGTACCCGGACTCGGAGAAGATCGGCGTGTTCGTCGGCGCCCCGCCGGGCGGCGAGGGCGAGCGCAGCGTCCACGGCTACTACCGGACCGGGGACGCGGTGGACTACTGGACGGACGAGGAGTGA
- the idsA3 gene encoding geranylfarnesyl diphosphate synthase: MTSPEAREETVLAAVGKRRELVNEAITEELPVVEPERLYEASRYLLDAGGKRLRPTVVLAVAEALADETPETADYRSFPDLTGDAVDVMAAAVSVEVIQSFTLIHDDIMDDDDLRRGVPAVHREYDLETAILAGDTLYSKAFEIMLDTGAPADRMVEAVDTLANACTQICEGQSLDVEFETRSDVLPEEYLKMVEQKTAVLYAASAAIPALLLGADEETVDALYGYGLDVGRAFQIQDDVLDLTVPSDKLGKQRGSDLVEDKRTLITLHAREQGVDVESLVGTDDVDAVTEAEIDDAVAELEAAGSIEYAQETAQELVENGKDRLSVLPDNDARRLLEQIAHYLIERGY, from the coding sequence ATGACTAGTCCCGAGGCGCGCGAAGAGACGGTGCTGGCGGCGGTCGGGAAGCGGCGCGAACTCGTCAACGAGGCGATCACGGAGGAGCTGCCGGTCGTGGAGCCCGAACGCCTCTACGAGGCGTCGCGGTACCTCCTCGACGCCGGCGGGAAGCGCCTCCGGCCGACGGTCGTGCTCGCCGTCGCCGAAGCGCTCGCCGACGAGACGCCCGAGACGGCCGACTACCGGTCGTTCCCCGACCTGACCGGCGACGCGGTCGACGTCATGGCCGCCGCGGTGAGCGTGGAGGTCATCCAGTCGTTCACGCTGATCCACGACGACATCATGGACGACGACGACCTCCGTCGCGGCGTCCCGGCCGTCCACCGCGAGTACGACCTCGAGACCGCGATCCTCGCGGGCGACACGCTGTACTCGAAGGCGTTCGAGATCATGCTCGACACCGGCGCCCCGGCCGACCGGATGGTCGAGGCGGTCGACACGCTCGCGAACGCGTGCACGCAGATCTGCGAGGGCCAGTCGCTCGACGTCGAGTTCGAGACCCGCAGCGACGTCCTCCCGGAGGAGTACCTGAAGATGGTCGAACAGAAGACCGCCGTCCTCTACGCCGCGAGCGCGGCGATCCCCGCGCTCCTGCTCGGCGCCGACGAGGAGACGGTCGACGCGCTGTACGGCTACGGGCTCGACGTCGGCCGCGCGTTCCAGATCCAGGACGACGTGCTCGACCTGACCGTCCCGAGCGACAAGCTCGGCAAGCAGCGCGGGAGCGACCTCGTGGAGGACAAGCGGACGCTGATCACGCTCCACGCCCGCGAGCAGGGCGTCGACGTCGAGTCGCTTGTCGGCACCGACGACGTGGACGCCGTCACCGAGGCGGAGATCGACGACGCGGTCGCCGAACTGGAGGCGGCCGGCAGCATCGAGTACGCCCAGGAGACGGCCCAGGAACTCGTCGAGAACGGGAAGGACCGCCTGTCGGTCCTGCCCGACAACGACGCCCGGCGTCTGCTCGAGCAGATCGCCCACTACCTCATCGAACGCGGCTACTGA
- a CDS encoding 4Fe-4S dicluster domain-containing protein — MAIDPNFEENREVVDEHEGHDVWGPVEEPETLGIHGTHVAVDFDICIADGACLEDCPVDVFEWVDTPDHPESEIKADPANEAQCIDCMLCVDVCPVDAIDVDAGRQGRA; from the coding sequence ATGGCCATCGATCCGAACTTCGAGGAGAACCGCGAGGTAGTCGACGAGCACGAGGGTCACGACGTGTGGGGCCCCGTCGAGGAACCGGAGACGTTGGGGATCCACGGCACGCACGTGGCCGTGGACTTCGACATCTGCATCGCCGACGGCGCCTGTCTGGAGGACTGTCCGGTCGACGTGTTCGAGTGGGTGGACACCCCCGACCACCCCGAGAGCGAGATCAAGGCCGATCCCGCCAACGAGGCCCAGTGTATCGACTGCATGCTCTGCGTCGACGTCTGCCCCGTGGACGCTATCGACGTCGACGCCGGACGGCAGGGACGGGCCTGA
- a CDS encoding glutamate--tRNA ligase, which translates to MDQELRERIEAAAEKHALLNAVKHESDADVGAIMGPMMGENPEFREHGDEVPGVAGGVIAEVNDLSHEERVERLEAIAPEELAEILTEDEGDDQVLPDLPNAEEYDEIRMRSAPNPNGPWHIGHARMPAVIGTYKEIYDGWFCVRFDDTDPETKRPDLDAYDQILEDIEYLGFEPDAVYRASDRMETYYDHARELIEKGGAYTCSCPQGEFSDMKNSGEACPHRDKDAETTLEEFEAMVDGEYESGEMVLRVRTDIEHKNPALRDWVAFRMIDTPHPREEAAEYRCWPMLDFQSGIDDHLVGVTHIIRGIDLQDSAKRQRFVYDYFDWEYPEVLHWGHVQIDAFDVKMSTSTIKRLIEEGELDGWDDPRAPTVAAFRRRGIRGEAITEAMVDLGTSTSDVDLAMSAVYANNRELIDDDANRYFFVRAGGEDGDHEAVELPVTGDAPAEGTPPVHPEHEDRGRRSIPVDDAVILEAADLPAEGEKLWLKGYGPVEYAGDELRFTDDDIDVVREGDADVVHWVPADENVSLRLRTPDGDVTGYAEPGFGDVAADEMVQFVRVGFARVDGHGEAGGDESVAYFAHE; encoded by the coding sequence ATGGACCAGGAACTCCGAGAGCGGATCGAGGCGGCGGCGGAGAAACACGCCCTGCTCAACGCGGTGAAACACGAGAGCGACGCCGACGTCGGCGCGATCATGGGCCCGATGATGGGCGAGAACCCCGAGTTCCGGGAGCATGGCGACGAGGTGCCGGGCGTCGCGGGCGGGGTCATCGCCGAGGTGAACGACCTCTCCCACGAGGAGCGCGTCGAGCGCCTCGAGGCGATCGCCCCGGAAGAACTGGCGGAGATCCTGACGGAGGACGAGGGCGACGACCAGGTCCTCCCCGACCTGCCGAACGCCGAGGAGTACGACGAGATCCGGATGCGGAGCGCGCCGAACCCCAACGGCCCGTGGCACATCGGCCACGCGCGGATGCCCGCCGTCATCGGGACGTACAAGGAGATCTACGACGGCTGGTTCTGCGTCCGCTTCGACGACACCGACCCCGAGACAAAGCGGCCGGACCTCGACGCCTACGACCAGATCCTGGAGGACATCGAGTACCTCGGCTTCGAGCCCGACGCCGTCTACCGCGCCAGCGACCGGATGGAGACCTACTACGACCACGCCCGCGAGCTGATCGAGAAGGGCGGCGCGTACACCTGCTCGTGCCCGCAGGGCGAGTTCTCCGACATGAAAAACAGCGGCGAGGCCTGCCCGCACCGCGACAAGGACGCCGAGACCACGCTAGAGGAGTTCGAGGCGATGGTCGACGGCGAGTACGAGAGCGGCGAGATGGTGCTGCGGGTCCGGACCGACATCGAGCACAAGAACCCCGCGCTCCGCGACTGGGTGGCGTTCCGCATGATCGACACGCCCCACCCCCGCGAGGAGGCCGCGGAGTACCGCTGCTGGCCGATGCTCGACTTCCAGAGCGGGATCGACGACCACCTCGTCGGCGTCACGCACATCATCCGCGGCATCGACCTGCAGGACTCCGCGAAGCGTCAGCGGTTCGTCTACGACTACTTCGACTGGGAGTACCCCGAGGTGCTCCACTGGGGCCACGTCCAGATCGACGCCTTCGACGTGAAGATGTCCACCTCGACGATCAAGCGGCTCATCGAGGAGGGCGAACTCGACGGGTGGGACGACCCGCGCGCCCCGACTGTCGCAGCGTTCCGTCGGCGGGGGATCCGCGGCGAGGCCATCACCGAGGCGATGGTCGACCTCGGCACCTCCACGAGCGACGTCGACCTCGCGATGAGCGCCGTGTACGCGAACAACCGCGAGCTGATCGACGACGACGCGAACCGCTACTTCTTCGTCCGCGCGGGCGGCGAGGACGGGGACCACGAGGCGGTCGAACTCCCCGTCACCGGCGACGCGCCGGCCGAGGGGACCCCGCCGGTCCACCCCGAGCACGAGGACCGCGGCCGGCGGTCGATCCCGGTCGACGACGCCGTCATCCTGGAGGCCGCCGACCTCCCCGCCGAGGGCGAGAAGCTGTGGCTGAAGGGGTACGGTCCCGTCGAGTACGCGGGCGACGAGCTCCGCTTCACCGACGACGACATCGACGTGGTCCGGGAGGGCGACGCCGACGTGGTCCACTGGGTGCCCGCCGACGAGAACGTCTCCCTGCGCCTCCGGACGCCGGACGGCGACGTGACGGGCTACGCGGAACCCGGGTTCGGCGACGTCGCGGCCGACGAGATGGTGCAGTTCGTGCGCGTCGGGTTCGCGCGGGTCGACGGGCACGGCGAGGCGGGCGGCGACGAGTCCGTCGCGTACTTCGCCCACGAGTAG
- a CDS encoding electron transfer flavoprotein subunit beta/FixA family protein has protein sequence MRTVVLTKGVPDFREGQVSFDEDGHLERGKTPTVMNPNDEHALEAAFQTKVRHGGHLSVMSMGPPGYEEVLQEAMESVYADDLYLISDREFAAADTWATAITLTTAIEHLEDQPDLVFAGFKTADGETGHTGPQACWGLDMPILTHVVSLRVDEGRVRAKRLVEGDVEEIETVETDLPAFVVADPEFEPTYRRAEHRLTLKDLREETRERAENYDDHLTVWDHEELNLDPDYVGLDGSPTIVESVDPIPKAPAEREATMVDPDDPDAMSKVVEELTPYAGGD, from the coding sequence ATGCGAACGGTCGTTCTGACCAAGGGAGTCCCTGACTTCCGCGAGGGGCAGGTGTCGTTCGACGAGGACGGGCATCTCGAACGGGGCAAGACGCCGACGGTGATGAACCCGAACGACGAGCACGCACTGGAGGCGGCGTTCCAGACGAAGGTCCGCCACGGCGGCCACCTGAGCGTGATGAGCATGGGGCCGCCGGGGTACGAGGAGGTCCTGCAGGAGGCGATGGAGTCGGTGTACGCCGACGACCTCTACCTGATCTCGGACCGCGAGTTCGCCGCCGCGGACACGTGGGCGACGGCGATCACGCTCACGACCGCGATCGAACACTTAGAGGACCAGCCCGACCTCGTGTTCGCGGGGTTCAAGACCGCCGACGGGGAGACGGGCCACACCGGTCCGCAGGCGTGCTGGGGGCTCGACATGCCGATCCTCACGCACGTCGTGTCGCTGCGCGTCGACGAGGGGCGAGTCCGCGCGAAGCGCCTCGTCGAGGGCGACGTCGAGGAGATCGAGACCGTCGAGACCGACCTGCCGGCGTTCGTCGTCGCGGACCCCGAGTTCGAACCGACGTACCGCCGCGCCGAGCACCGCCTGACGCTGAAGGACCTGCGCGAGGAGACGCGCGAGCGCGCCGAGAACTACGACGACCATCTCACGGTCTGGGACCACGAGGAGCTGAACCTCGACCCGGACTACGTCGGCCTCGACGGGTCGCCGACCATCGTCGAGTCGGTCGACCCCATCCCGAAGGCTCCCGCCGAGCG
- a CDS encoding RNase J family beta-CASP ribonuclease: protein MEIEIATIGGYEEVGRQMTAVRAGDDVVVFDMGLNLSQVLIHDNVETEKMHSLDLIDMGAIPDDRVMSELEGDVKAIVPTHGHLDHIGAISKLAHRYNAPIVATPFTIELVKQQIEGEQKFGVENNLVKMEAGETMSIGERNELEFVNVTHSIIDAINPVLHTPEGAIVYGLDKRMDHTPVIGDPIDMKRFREIGREDNGVLCYIEDCTNANKKGRTPSEAVARRHLKDALYSMEDYDGGIVATTFSSHIARVRSLVEFAKDIGRQPVLLGRSMEKYSGTAERLDFVDFPEDLGMFGHRKSVDRTFKRIMKEGKENYLPVVTGHQGEPRAMLTRMGRGETPYELEDGDKVVFSARVIPEPTNEGQRYQSERLLKMQGARIYDDIHVSGHLNQEGHYEMLDALQPQHVIPAHQDMSGYSSYVNLCESEGYKLGRDLHVTRNGNLIQLVE from the coding sequence ATGGAAATCGAAATCGCAACCATCGGCGGCTACGAAGAAGTCGGTCGGCAGATGACTGCCGTCCGCGCGGGCGACGACGTCGTCGTGTTCGACATGGGTCTGAACCTCTCGCAGGTTCTGATCCACGACAACGTCGAGACCGAGAAGATGCACAGCCTCGACCTGATCGACATGGGCGCCATCCCCGACGACCGGGTGATGAGCGAGCTCGAGGGCGACGTGAAGGCCATCGTGCCGACCCACGGCCACCTCGACCACATCGGCGCCATCAGTAAGCTGGCGCACCGCTACAACGCGCCCATCGTCGCGACGCCGTTCACGATCGAGCTGGTCAAACAGCAGATCGAGGGCGAGCAGAAGTTCGGCGTCGAGAACAACCTCGTGAAGATGGAGGCGGGCGAGACGATGAGCATCGGCGAGCGCAACGAACTGGAGTTCGTCAACGTCACCCACTCCATCATCGACGCGATCAACCCGGTCCTGCACACGCCCGAGGGGGCCATCGTCTACGGCCTCGACAAGCGGATGGACCACACGCCGGTCATCGGCGACCCCATCGACATGAAGCGGTTCCGAGAGATCGGCCGCGAGGACAACGGCGTCCTCTGTTACATCGAGGACTGTACGAACGCGAACAAGAAGGGGCGCACCCCCAGCGAGGCCGTCGCGCGACGCCACCTCAAGGACGCCCTCTACAGCATGGAGGACTACGACGGCGGCATCGTCGCGACGACGTTCTCCAGCCACATCGCGCGCGTCCGGAGCCTCGTCGAGTTCGCCAAGGACATCGGCCGCCAGCCGGTGCTTCTGGGCCGCTCGATGGAGAAGTACTCCGGCACCGCAGAACGGCTCGACTTCGTCGACTTCCCCGAGGACCTGGGGATGTTCGGCCACCGCAAGTCCGTCGACCGGACGTTCAAGCGGATCATGAAGGAGGGCAAGGAGAACTACCTGCCCGTCGTGACGGGCCACCAGGGCGAACCGCGCGCGATGCTCACCCGGATGGGCCGCGGCGAGACGCCGTACGAACTGGAGGACGGCGACAAGGTCGTCTTCTCGGCGCGGGTCATCCCCGAGCCGACGAACGAGGGCCAGCGCTACCAGTCCGAGCGCCTGCTGAAGATGCAGGGCGCGCGCATCTACGACGACATCCACGTCTCCGGCCACCTGAACCAGGAGGGCCACTACGAGATGCTCGACGCGCTCCAGCCCCAGCACGTCATCCCCGCCCACCAGGACATGAGCGGCTACTCCTCGTACGTCAACCTCTGTGAGAGCGAGGGGTACAAGCTGGGTCGCGACCTGCACGTCACCCGAAACGGTAACCTGATCCAACTCGTCGAGTGA